The Chloroflexota bacterium genome window below encodes:
- a CDS encoding cytochrome c biogenesis protein ResB, producing the protein MSRSTALAASGGRRADRIAQVAQRFLRFVADARLALGLLLLAGAWNAAAAALPSGAWLLATPPYLVLLGMILCAGMASVAVRLPVAWQEWRRPALLAEGSDVLVATVPVEATPDDASRAALVAVARGAGYRVMEHGRGERWSLAGTRRGWSRLVGQFSHLALVLMLLGAAGGRAFSTETQFSLLPGAQALLDAPRSGFTDAVRLDRFDAAFGSDGRPLKLDATVTFLRGGEPAGTQLVQVNRPGEFGGYLVHGWTYGPAVRVRVATLGGQPLLDAPVPLDAVIGGRPSAFAELPTAGLTLGLTLVDVDANELGVTASDGSGVVDSIRLRPGDEQRLGTVTVRLVGFDAYLTFLSRRDPGMGVLFSGAALLVACLAIALWLPRRRMTLRTVDGGLKLLLRGERFDRPDGELAKLAARLAAAVRPAAG; encoded by the coding sequence ATGAGCCGATCGACCGCATTGGCCGCCAGCGGCGGCAGGCGTGCCGATCGCATCGCGCAGGTCGCCCAGCGGTTCCTGCGGTTCGTCGCCGATGCGCGGCTTGCCCTCGGGCTGCTCCTCCTCGCGGGCGCCTGGAATGCCGCGGCCGCTGCGCTCCCCTCTGGCGCGTGGCTCCTCGCCACGCCGCCCTACCTCGTGCTGCTGGGGATGATCCTGTGCGCGGGCATGGCGAGCGTCGCCGTTCGCCTTCCCGTTGCGTGGCAGGAGTGGCGAAGGCCCGCGCTACTCGCCGAGGGCTCCGACGTGCTGGTGGCGACGGTCCCGGTCGAGGCCACGCCGGATGATGCGTCCCGCGCAGCATTGGTTGCTGTCGCTCGCGGAGCCGGCTACCGGGTCATGGAGCATGGCCGAGGCGAACGCTGGTCCCTTGCCGGCACGCGCCGCGGATGGTCGCGGCTGGTCGGCCAGTTCAGCCACCTCGCCCTCGTGCTCATGCTCCTCGGGGCGGCGGGCGGGCGCGCATTCAGCACGGAGACGCAATTCAGCCTCCTGCCCGGTGCGCAGGCGTTGCTGGATGCGCCGCGATCGGGATTCACTGACGCAGTTCGCCTCGACCGTTTCGACGCGGCCTTCGGTTCGGATGGGCGCCCGCTGAAGCTCGACGCGACCGTGACATTCCTGCGCGGCGGCGAGCCTGCCGGCACGCAGCTGGTGCAGGTGAATCGTCCGGGTGAATTCGGCGGCTACCTGGTCCATGGCTGGACGTACGGCCCGGCCGTGCGCGTCCGGGTTGCCACGCTCGGCGGCCAGCCGCTGCTCGATGCGCCCGTGCCCCTGGACGCCGTGATCGGCGGCAGGCCATCGGCATTCGCAGAGTTGCCGACCGCGGGACTGACCCTGGGCCTGACGCTGGTCGACGTCGATGCGAACGAGCTCGGCGTGACCGCATCCGACGGTAGCGGCGTGGTCGACAGCATTCGGCTGCGGCCAGGCGATGAGCAGCGGCTCGGGACGGTCACGGTGCGCCTGGTCGGCTTCGACGCGTACCTCACCTTCCTGTCACGCCGGGATCCGGGGATGGGGGTCCTCTTCAGCGGTGCGGCGCTGCTGGTGGCATGCCTGGCGATCGCCCTCTGGCTGCCTCGACGGCGGATGACGCTGCGGACCGTCGACGGAGGGCTGAAGCTTCTCCTTCGCGGCGAGCGCTTCGACCGGCCGGACGGCGAGCTCGCGAAGCTCGCCGCGAGGCTGGCGGCCGCGGTCCGACCGGCAGCCGGGTGA
- a CDS encoding sugar transferase, with amino-acid sequence MALRLALMLGDGITAALVLLLISFIRFGNDSWTGIWSRLGIDIRLAAIGFGVIWVVVLWYQGLYRLRARWRLRTEAMDIGRATLVVAALTLSILFVFKQEDVSRIFLLALFTAEPLVTLAGRGLLRLAFSVLRRRGHNARYMLVVGTGKLAQDFADLVESRAGLGLRVIGHLSVPGETQRVVTRPILGGLEAIEEVLHTNIVDEVAACLAPESASLLEPIASLAADEGKTVRIPVDPSDGTVRNAREEEFEGLLVRSLVHDGHREIGLVIKRLIDVVGAAVGLVILSPLLVVTAILIRARDGSPVIFPQARVGLHGRPFTILKFRTMAPDAEARLHEVAHLNELNGAAFKASNDPRMSPLGRRLRQLSLDELPQLWNVLKGEMSLVGPRPPLPSEVVEYDIWHRRRLSMKPGITGLWQVESRHEANFDRWVELDLSYIDRWTLWLDLSILLRTMPNVMMARGR; translated from the coding sequence ATGGCGCTCAGGCTCGCGCTCATGCTGGGCGACGGCATCACGGCTGCCCTCGTCCTTCTGCTCATCTCGTTCATCCGGTTCGGCAACGACAGCTGGACCGGGATCTGGAGCCGCCTCGGCATCGACATCCGGCTGGCGGCGATCGGGTTCGGAGTCATCTGGGTGGTCGTGCTCTGGTACCAGGGGCTGTACCGGCTCCGCGCCCGATGGCGGCTCCGCACCGAAGCGATGGACATTGGCCGTGCCACCCTCGTGGTGGCCGCGCTGACCCTATCCATTCTGTTCGTCTTCAAGCAGGAGGATGTGAGTCGCATCTTCCTGCTGGCGCTCTTCACAGCCGAGCCGCTCGTCACCCTGGCAGGCAGGGGCCTCCTGCGCCTTGCCTTCAGCGTGCTGCGCCGTCGCGGTCATAACGCTCGCTACATGCTGGTGGTGGGGACGGGCAAGCTGGCGCAGGACTTTGCCGACCTCGTTGAATCGCGCGCCGGCCTGGGCCTCCGTGTGATCGGCCACCTGTCGGTGCCCGGCGAGACCCAGCGTGTGGTCACGCGGCCGATCTTAGGCGGGCTCGAAGCGATCGAGGAGGTCCTGCATACGAATATCGTCGATGAGGTCGCCGCCTGTCTCGCGCCCGAATCGGCAAGCCTGCTGGAACCCATCGCCAGCCTCGCCGCGGACGAGGGCAAGACCGTTCGAATCCCGGTCGACCCTTCCGACGGGACTGTAAGGAACGCCCGCGAGGAGGAGTTCGAGGGCCTCTTGGTGCGGTCGCTCGTGCATGACGGCCATCGTGAGATCGGCCTGGTCATCAAGCGCCTGATCGACGTGGTTGGGGCCGCGGTCGGGCTCGTCATCCTCAGCCCGCTGCTCGTCGTCACCGCCATCCTGATCCGCGCCCGCGATGGCTCACCGGTCATCTTCCCGCAGGCCCGCGTCGGCTTGCACGGTCGCCCCTTCACGATCCTTAAGTTCCGTACCATGGCCCCCGATGCCGAGGCGCGGCTGCACGAGGTGGCCCACCTGAACGAGCTCAATGGGGCTGCGTTCAAGGCCTCGAATGACCCGCGCATGAGCCCGCTCGGCCGCCGCCTGCGCCAGTTGAGCCTTGATGAGCTGCCGCAGCTGTGGAACGTGCTCAAGGGCGAGATGAGCCTCGTTGGGCCGCGCCCGCCACTCCCGTCCGAGGTGGTGGAGTACGACATCTGGCACCGTCGCCGGCTCAGCATGAAACCGGGGATCACCGGCCTGTGGCAGGTGGAGTCGCGCCATGAGGCGAACTTCGACCGATGGGTCGAGCTCGACCTGAGCTACATCGATCGATGGACGCTGTGGCTCGACCTGAGCATCCTTCTCAGAACCATGCCAAACGTGATGATGGCCCGTGGCCGCTGA
- the pssD gene encoding PssD/Cps14F family polysaccharide biosynthesis glycosyltransferase, with the protein MTRSRRVALVCSSGGHLAQLLVLRPWWEQLDRFWVTFDKPDARGALVGERRYACYFPTNRNLWNFARNSVLAFRILRRERPVLVVSTGAGVAVPFFVLGKLLFGTRTIYVEVVDRVDRPTLTARLVQRFCDRLLVQWPEQQALYRQALLIGRLL; encoded by the coding sequence ATGACCAGGAGTCGGCGCGTGGCCCTGGTCTGCAGCAGCGGCGGCCATCTGGCGCAGTTGCTGGTGCTGCGTCCGTGGTGGGAGCAGCTCGACAGGTTCTGGGTGACGTTCGACAAGCCGGATGCGAGAGGCGCTCTCGTCGGCGAGCGGCGGTACGCGTGCTACTTCCCGACCAATCGAAACCTCTGGAACTTCGCGCGGAATTCGGTCCTGGCATTCCGCATCCTGCGTCGCGAGCGCCCTGTTCTGGTTGTCTCGACCGGGGCCGGCGTGGCCGTGCCCTTCTTCGTGCTGGGAAAGCTGCTGTTCGGAACAAGAACCATCTATGTCGAAGTGGTCGATCGCGTCGACCGGCCTACCCTGACCGCGCGTCTGGTGCAGCGCTTCTGCGATCGGCTCCTTGTCCAGTGGCCCGAGCAGCAGGCGCTCTACCGTCAGGCGCTGTTGATCGGCCGGCTCTTGTGA
- the galE gene encoding UDP-glucose 4-epimerase GalE: protein MNSTALPQILVTGGEGYIGVHTVRALVQRGFGVVVLDWLNNDGVEHLGVELVVGDIADPSVLAGLFADRKFEAVVHLAALKSVSESFERLGDYFRVNSAGTLNLTEAVVAAAGDQPPAPIVYSSTCAIYGDPDQVPVTEQSAARPANPYAASKFMGEEILRWYSGKGLRSISLRYFNAAGASSDGSIGEGPRNAKSLIPRVMDAALGKTAEVEIYGTDYATPDGTAVRDYVHVEDLAEAHLLALDYLLAGGGSAVVNLGSGRGTSVAEVIAVAERVSGRPVPVRHAPRRPGDAAAIWADNSRAGELLHWSPVRDLDEIIMSAWHWHSRRAERPVGAKRE, encoded by the coding sequence ATGAACTCCACAGCGTTGCCCCAGATCCTGGTGACAGGCGGCGAGGGATACATCGGCGTGCATACCGTTCGGGCCCTGGTCCAGCGGGGGTTCGGGGTCGTGGTCCTCGACTGGCTAAACAACGACGGCGTAGAGCACCTCGGTGTCGAGTTGGTGGTTGGCGACATTGCGGATCCATCCGTGCTGGCCGGACTGTTCGCCGATCGAAAATTCGAGGCGGTCGTTCATCTCGCCGCGCTGAAGTCCGTGAGCGAATCGTTTGAGCGGCTCGGCGACTACTTCCGCGTCAACTCCGCAGGGACGCTGAACCTGACCGAGGCGGTGGTTGCCGCCGCCGGTGACCAGCCACCCGCGCCCATTGTGTACTCGTCGACCTGCGCGATCTACGGCGACCCAGACCAGGTGCCAGTCACCGAGCAGTCTGCCGCTCGTCCGGCAAACCCGTACGCAGCCAGCAAGTTCATGGGCGAGGAGATCCTGCGCTGGTACTCGGGGAAGGGATTGCGATCCATCAGCCTGCGCTACTTCAACGCCGCCGGCGCTTCGAGCGACGGATCAATCGGTGAGGGCCCGCGGAACGCGAAGAGCCTCATTCCCCGGGTCATGGACGCTGCGCTCGGCAAGACCGCGGAGGTCGAGATCTACGGCACCGATTACGCGACGCCCGATGGCACTGCGGTACGTGACTATGTGCACGTTGAGGATCTGGCCGAGGCGCACCTCCTCGCGCTCGACTATCTGCTGGCGGGTGGGGGCAGCGCGGTCGTGAACCTAGGGAGCGGTCGCGGAACGTCGGTAGCCGAAGTCATCGCCGTCGCCGAGCGGGTCAGCGGACGGCCGGTTCCGGTGCGTCATGCTCCCCGTCGACCGGGCGATGCCGCGGCCATCTGGGCGGACAATTCGCGTGCAGGCGAGCTCCTCCACTGGTCACCGGTCCGAGACCTCGACGAGATCATCATGTCGGCCTGGCATTGGCATTCCCGTCGGGCCGAGCGCCCGGTGGGCGCGAAGCGCGAGTAG
- a CDS encoding aminotransferase class I/II-fold pyridoxal phosphate-dependent enzyme, producing the protein MPGFATRAIKAASRVPAAPQPPVNVPIYQTSTFEVASALELAELLEFARPGHSYSRYSNPTHAALEEALADLEGAEACLATASGMAAVHGVVMSLLRTGDELIIPRAVYGGMVGLSRTVLARAGIKATAVDTTDPANVAAAMGDRTRLVWLETISNPTTAMADIAAIGELARARGVSVAVDNTFASPYLCNPLALGADAVVHSTTKYVGGHSDLTGGAILGSADVVASAREIVINAGGNAAPLEAFLALRGLKTLALRMERHSANALAVAAALEGAPGVEAVRYPGLASHPQHALAGRTLREGMAGGMLALEVSGGRTAGERFLDLLRVAVHATSLGSVETLCSHPASSSHRQLDDDELAEAGLSPGMIRVSVGLEDAEDLIADLANAAAGAAT; encoded by the coding sequence ATGCCGGGCTTCGCCACTCGCGCCATCAAGGCCGCCAGCCGGGTCCCGGCCGCGCCCCAACCGCCGGTCAATGTGCCGATCTACCAGACCAGCACCTTCGAGGTTGCCAGCGCCCTCGAGCTGGCCGAGCTGCTGGAGTTCGCCAGGCCCGGACATTCGTACAGCCGATATTCGAACCCCACCCACGCCGCGCTGGAGGAGGCGCTGGCCGACCTGGAGGGTGCCGAGGCGTGTCTCGCCACCGCGTCGGGGATGGCCGCGGTGCACGGGGTCGTCATGTCGTTGCTGCGCACCGGGGATGAGCTGATCATCCCCCGGGCGGTGTACGGCGGCATGGTCGGGCTGTCGCGCACGGTCCTCGCGCGAGCCGGGATCAAGGCGACTGCGGTCGACACCACGGATCCAGCCAACGTCGCCGCGGCGATGGGGGATCGCACGCGACTGGTGTGGCTCGAGACGATCAGCAATCCCACCACGGCGATGGCCGACATCGCCGCCATCGGCGAGCTGGCCCGTGCACGAGGTGTGTCGGTCGCCGTCGACAACACGTTTGCCTCGCCCTACCTGTGCAACCCGCTCGCCCTGGGCGCCGATGCGGTGGTGCACTCCACCACCAAGTACGTCGGCGGTCACTCCGACCTGACCGGTGGCGCAATCCTCGGCAGCGCCGACGTGGTCGCTTCCGCCCGCGAGATCGTGATCAACGCGGGCGGCAACGCGGCGCCGCTCGAGGCGTTCCTCGCTCTGCGCGGCCTCAAGACGCTCGCCCTCCGCATGGAGCGCCACAGCGCGAACGCCCTGGCGGTGGCCGCCGCGCTGGAGGGAGCGCCGGGCGTCGAGGCTGTCCGATATCCCGGCCTGGCATCGCATCCACAGCACGCATTGGCAGGACGGACGCTGCGCGAGGGAATGGCGGGCGGCATGCTGGCCCTCGAGGTCTCGGGCGGACGTACGGCCGGCGAACGCTTCCTCGACCTGCTGCGGGTGGCCGTCCACGCCACCAGCCTGGGCAGCGTCGAAACCCTGTGCAGCCATCCCGCGTCCTCCTCCCATCGTCAGCTCGACGACGACGAGCTCGCGGAGGCAGGGTTGAGCCCGGGGATGATTCGGGTCTCCGTCGGCCTCGAGGATGCGGAGGACCTCATCGCGGATCTGGCCAACGCTGCCGCGGGCGCAGCCACGTAG
- a CDS encoding helix-turn-helix domain-containing protein: protein MTSLLDLWRAVDPEARLVSGSVERLGDAARGVLRTRTAPPHLPPALDGELLIVDGSLILGRSLDALLATLQAAELRPVGLVLAGLAGTPRPEAAESSIPILASGKATAELTDAMESYLRDEPGHLQRLSTELRLAAAEAALADPDPAAPAGLVAARMRRGVAVIADGELRALHPRQAGRALAARFASAHARLLSGGSRTESARRTRDGLWLLERRVRAGAAAWLFDDLPFARVDEVAADALGVTLRALLRRPAAPLPAPRPASRPTRAIPSPADDRIAATLLAVARSNGRIAPAARALGVHRNTVLYRLRAARAEQGVDPRRPEDALRILSEADRWRA from the coding sequence GTGACCAGCCTCCTCGACCTGTGGCGCGCCGTCGACCCGGAGGCGCGGCTGGTGTCGGGGAGCGTGGAGCGCCTGGGGGACGCAGCGCGTGGCGTGCTTCGCACCCGGACGGCGCCACCGCACCTTCCGCCCGCGCTGGACGGCGAGCTGCTCATCGTCGACGGGTCACTCATCCTCGGCCGGTCGCTCGACGCCCTGCTGGCGACGCTGCAGGCCGCGGAGCTGCGCCCCGTGGGGCTGGTCCTGGCCGGCCTCGCCGGAACGCCGCGCCCGGAAGCTGCCGAGAGCTCGATCCCGATCCTGGCGAGCGGCAAGGCCACAGCCGAGCTCACCGATGCCATGGAGAGCTACCTGCGTGACGAGCCGGGGCACCTGCAGCGGCTGAGCACCGAGCTCCGGCTGGCGGCCGCGGAGGCAGCACTCGCCGACCCCGACCCCGCCGCACCCGCGGGTCTCGTTGCGGCACGCATGCGCCGGGGCGTGGCCGTCATCGCCGACGGCGAGCTGCGCGCGCTCCATCCACGGCAGGCAGGCAGGGCGCTGGCCGCGCGGTTCGCATCCGCACACGCCCGCCTTCTGTCCGGCGGGTCGCGAACCGAGAGCGCGCGGCGCACCCGGGACGGCCTCTGGCTGCTGGAGCGACGCGTGCGCGCCGGCGCGGCGGCGTGGCTGTTCGACGATCTGCCCTTTGCCCGCGTGGACGAGGTGGCGGCCGATGCGCTGGGGGTGACCCTGAGGGCACTCCTGCGCCGCCCGGCCGCACCGCTGCCGGCGCCACGTCCGGCCTCACGTCCGACCCGGGCCATCCCCTCCCCTGCGGATGACCGCATCGCGGCGACGCTGCTGGCGGTGGCCCGCAGCAACGGTCGGATCGCGCCGGCCGCCCGGGCCCTGGGGGTCCACCGCAACACCGTCCTCTACCGGCTGCGAGCGGCGCGCGCCGAGCAGGGCGTCGATCCCCGCCGGCCGGAGGATGCGCTGCGGATCCTGTCGGAGGCAGACCGCTGGCGAGCCTGA
- a CDS encoding O-antigen ligase family protein codes for MIRWLPLHGPMLAAGGLLVAGLLLLTLQQPAGAGVVLAALVLLAIAEPQLMVIVAVGVLPITTVGWHAEVMEINSRILDARLVLTFGVATLFAGMAVVLAIRGARPSRLEIAMLGFVLYAALLASARGESAFAWMPYVARWTAFFGAFALAKRLIATPERYRQLMLSAMIGFAIPSAWGILQLLTGGARLMNGAFRAEALGASGPIALAFAGLFVLLAAFLTLGPGVPGRVRRAGLLLSVLGGAAIIASATRVVTATAWAGLAVPLAVAGRWRRVAMVTIIIAGALLARPDFAGRFVDAIVAGLGGDQPHPGASAPPDGSSNGSGAEPEDPEVIMDASMRFRFFVWRTLLDEWVQQPLLGTGPGGTAAAVERASGVKRVPPHNDYIGVLGELGVVGLGIFLGIQAGVVVALARSRRFAVAMAVRGLGNPRVTAVVIFVCFNVLGALNNPMYFLDVQVAVWAVVGAALAVWPGAARELVSAGTEARLQSH; via the coding sequence GTGATCCGCTGGCTGCCACTCCACGGGCCCATGCTGGCAGCCGGCGGTCTGCTCGTGGCCGGCCTGCTCCTTCTCACGTTGCAGCAGCCAGCCGGCGCAGGTGTGGTTCTGGCAGCCCTCGTCCTGCTCGCCATCGCAGAACCCCAGCTGATGGTGATCGTCGCGGTCGGTGTGCTGCCCATCACCACCGTCGGTTGGCATGCGGAGGTCATGGAGATCAACTCCCGCATACTTGATGCCCGTCTGGTGCTGACCTTTGGCGTGGCGACGTTGTTCGCGGGCATGGCTGTCGTGCTTGCCATCAGGGGGGCGCGACCGAGCCGCCTCGAGATCGCGATGCTTGGATTCGTCCTGTACGCTGCCCTGCTGGCTTCGGCACGAGGGGAGTCCGCTTTTGCGTGGATGCCGTATGTCGCCCGTTGGACGGCCTTCTTCGGCGCCTTCGCGCTTGCTAAGCGCTTGATCGCGACTCCGGAGCGCTACCGACAGCTGATGCTGTCGGCCATGATCGGGTTCGCCATCCCGAGCGCGTGGGGGATTCTCCAGCTGTTGACCGGGGGTGCGCGCCTCATGAACGGCGCATTCCGGGCCGAAGCACTGGGAGCGAGTGGCCCGATCGCCTTGGCCTTCGCAGGCCTGTTCGTTCTTTTGGCCGCCTTTCTCACGCTCGGACCGGGCGTGCCCGGCCGGGTCCGTCGCGCCGGCCTCCTCCTCAGTGTGCTGGGTGGCGCGGCAATCATCGCTTCTGCGACCCGCGTCGTGACAGCGACGGCATGGGCCGGGCTGGCTGTCCCACTGGCAGTCGCCGGCAGGTGGCGACGCGTGGCGATGGTGACCATCATCATCGCGGGGGCCCTGTTGGCTCGACCTGATTTTGCCGGGCGCTTCGTCGACGCCATCGTTGCCGGCCTTGGCGGCGATCAACCCCATCCCGGGGCGAGCGCGCCCCCGGATGGATCCAGCAATGGCTCCGGGGCGGAGCCGGAAGATCCCGAAGTGATAATGGATGCCAGCATGCGTTTCAGGTTCTTTGTTTGGAGAACGCTGCTTGATGAGTGGGTGCAGCAGCCGCTCCTGGGCACGGGCCCCGGCGGGACTGCAGCTGCGGTCGAGCGCGCCTCAGGTGTGAAGCGGGTGCCCCCCCACAACGACTACATCGGCGTTCTGGGCGAGCTCGGTGTAGTGGGACTAGGAATCTTTCTGGGTATTCAGGCGGGTGTCGTCGTCGCTCTGGCCCGCAGCCGGCGATTTGCAGTGGCGATGGCTGTGCGCGGGCTCGGGAATCCGCGCGTTACGGCCGTGGTGATCTTCGTGTGCTTCAACGTTCTGGGCGCCCTCAACAACCCCATGTACTTCCTGGACGTTCAAGTCGCGGTCTGGGCGGTTGTTGGGGCTGCGCTGGCCGTGTGGCCGGGGGCGGCGCGGGAGCTCGTCAGCGCTGGTACAGAAGCGCGTCTGCAATCGCACTGA
- a CDS encoding glycosyltransferase: MRRLTSALAAVPSTLPQVARFVIQHGYSPAVDGWESEAMMSPSRIAELTGAADIVVTHGGPASIALARGAGKIPVVVPRASSFGEHVDNHQIAYARRLAMAGEIILAEDPANIGRILADYDRLSKELASPSSLDPTPAIRQFSAIADALLYQR, from the coding sequence ATGCGGAGGCTGACCTCCGCCCTGGCGGCCGTGCCATCGACCCTTCCGCAGGTAGCACGATTTGTCATCCAGCACGGATACTCACCTGCCGTCGATGGCTGGGAGAGCGAGGCGATGATGAGCCCCAGCCGCATTGCAGAACTGACCGGAGCCGCCGACATCGTGGTCACCCATGGCGGGCCGGCATCAATCGCTCTCGCGCGCGGCGCTGGCAAGATCCCCGTCGTGGTGCCCCGCGCGAGCTCGTTCGGCGAACACGTTGACAATCACCAGATCGCCTACGCAAGGCGCCTCGCCATGGCCGGCGAGATCATCTTGGCCGAGGATCCGGCAAACATCGGTCGGATCCTGGCGGACTACGACCGACTTTCTAAGGAGCTGGCGTCGCCTTCGTCGCTCGATCCCACACCCGCCATTCGGCAATTCAGTGCGATTGCAGACGCGCTTCTGTACCAGCGCTGA
- a CDS encoding glutamine synthetase family protein: MATKQLAAALKLAEDRNLAFVSLQFTDIVGQVKSVQVPMHQLEEAVEHGKWFDGSSIEGFARIAESDMFLVPDLDTFAEIPWEPGFDLDGKPIPTGAARVICDVFTPHGEPFPGDPRWVLRRQLDKARKLGYVLNTGPELEFFLLKRSDEAVEALPHDAAGYFDLSSDLGTDVRKEMMNDLEAFGIKVETAHHEVATGQHEIDFEYADALRTADNAVTFKTTLKAVAARKGLYATFMPKPFFGINGSGMHCHQSLWDIKKAKNAFADASDPYGLSPIARSYIAGTLEHARGMIAVLAPLVNSYKRLVPGYEAPVYIGWARINRSALIRIPQISKGQLNSTRIELRCPDPSSNPYLAFACMVAAGLDGVTRKLSPPDPVEENLYHFDAAKLESRKIRQLPGTLREALDELSKDAVIADALGEHVFERFVEAKTEEWDEYRMQVSSWEVDRYLEAF; the protein is encoded by the coding sequence ATGGCCACCAAGCAGCTCGCCGCCGCCCTGAAGCTCGCCGAGGACCGCAACCTGGCCTTTGTCAGCCTGCAGTTCACCGACATCGTGGGTCAGGTGAAATCGGTCCAGGTGCCGATGCATCAGCTGGAAGAGGCGGTCGAGCATGGGAAGTGGTTCGACGGCAGCAGCATCGAGGGCTTTGCCCGGATCGCCGAGTCCGATATGTTCCTCGTTCCGGACCTCGACACCTTCGCGGAAATCCCATGGGAGCCCGGCTTCGACCTCGACGGCAAGCCCATTCCCACCGGGGCGGCGCGGGTCATCTGCGACGTGTTCACTCCACACGGCGAGCCGTTCCCGGGCGACCCGCGCTGGGTCTTGCGTCGGCAGCTCGATAAGGCAAGGAAGCTCGGTTACGTGCTGAACACGGGGCCGGAGCTCGAGTTCTTCCTGCTCAAGCGCAGCGACGAGGCGGTCGAGGCGCTGCCGCATGACGCGGCCGGCTACTTCGACCTCTCGAGCGACCTCGGGACCGATGTCCGCAAGGAGATGATGAACGACCTCGAGGCGTTCGGGATCAAGGTCGAGACGGCCCATCACGAGGTCGCCACCGGGCAGCACGAGATCGACTTCGAGTACGCCGATGCCCTCCGCACCGCCGACAACGCGGTGACCTTCAAGACCACACTCAAGGCGGTCGCCGCGCGCAAGGGGCTGTACGCCACCTTCATGCCGAAGCCGTTCTTTGGCATCAACGGTTCCGGGATGCACTGCCACCAGAGCCTGTGGGACATCAAGAAGGCCAAGAACGCCTTCGCCGATGCCTCCGATCCCTACGGGCTCTCACCGATCGCGCGCAGCTACATCGCCGGCACCCTCGAGCACGCGCGGGGCATGATCGCCGTGCTCGCGCCGCTGGTGAACAGCTACAAGCGCCTCGTCCCCGGCTACGAGGCTCCGGTCTACATCGGCTGGGCGCGCATCAACCGCTCTGCGCTGATCAGGATCCCGCAGATCAGCAAGGGCCAGCTCAACAGCACCCGGATCGAGCTGCGCTGTCCCGATCCGTCCTCAAACCCCTACCTGGCCTTTGCCTGCATGGTCGCCGCTGGCCTTGACGGAGTCACTCGCAAGCTCTCGCCGCCGGATCCGGTCGAGGAGAACCTGTACCACTTCGACGCGGCCAAGCTCGAGAGCCGCAAGATCCGCCAGCTGCCGGGCACGCTGCGGGAGGCGCTCGACGAGCTCTCCAAGGACGCGGTCATCGCCGACGCCCTAGGCGAGCATGTCTTCGAGCGTTTCGTCGAGGCCAAGACCGAGGAGTGGGACGAGTACCGAATGCAGGTCAGCAGCTGGGAGGTGGATCGGTACCTGGAGGCCTTCTAG